CCTTCAAcatctttgtggtcctttgcTGGATTCTCTCCAGTCCATGCCTCTCCtctactggggagcccagaactgaacacagcactccagCACTGAATAAAGGGGATGAATCACCTCCTTCagcctgctggcaatactttgtttaatgcagcccagaataccattcaccgcctttgctgcaagggcacactgttggctcatGTCAACCTGGTGTCCCTCGGGACCCTAAGTCCTGTTCTgtacagctgctttccagctgagtgGTCCCCAGCAGGTACTGTTGCCTggagttgttcctccccaggggcaggaatTGGCACTTcactttgttgaacttcatgaagttcctgttagtgcatttctccagccttttgaggtccctctggatggcagcacaaccatttCACATCCTAGCCAtgctcctcccagtttggtgtcatctgcacaCTTGCTGAGGGTGCTGAGGGCAATCTGGATGGTGAtgcagatcattaatgaagatgttgaacagggctgggcccagtattgacccctggggtacactgctagttaccaGTGTTCAACTACACTATGTGTCACTGATCACCACCTTCTAGGCCCAGATGTTCAGCCAGTTTCCAATCCATCTCACTGCTCAACCAGCCCACGAGCTTGTTGGCTTCTGCCACTTGggtcaggaagttgtcatcagtGCCATCCAGGAACCTCGTGGATTGTTCGTGCCCTGCTGTGTTTCCTTCCAGCAgctattggggtggttgaagtcctccgtgaggaccagggcctgccgacatgaggctgctcctatctgtctctAGAGTGCCTCAGCCTGCTGGTCAGGTGGCCTATAGCAGACACCCCTTACAATGTCGCCCGTGCCGGTCTGCTTTTTAATCCTCACCCACAAGCTCTCGGTTGGCTCCTCACCCATCCCCACACAGAGTTCCAtgccctcctgctgctctgtcacACAAAGGGTGGATCCCCCTCCTCATCTTCTCCTTGCCCTGACTCCTCTGTACCTACCATCATGTAATTGTTGGGGTTCTCTTTTATGGCATAGGATTAGGTGGACAAATGTCCTGATCTGGTGCAAGAATGTCTGTGAAATGAGAAGTGCTTGTGTGCTTCGTTTCTGTGGTGGGGATGGTGGTCAAGGTGGCATCGGGAAAAGGTTGAGAAAAAGGGAGCGGTGCTCCCTGAATGAAAGTGCTGATGTGATCTCTCTTATTAGATGAGCTGGGCTTGCCTGGTTGAATTACACAAGCACGTGCGCTGTCGTATACAGCCTTGGGCACTGTCAGTGTAGGCCCAAAAGCTTGTGTAACTTATCCATCAATCCTGGTTCATCTAATAAGAGGTTGCCTCTCCCTGTGAGGCTCGCCTGGCCTGCCTCCTGCCTCAGGGCTGTCAAAGATGGACCCACGGGAAGCCCTCCTGCATCTTCCTGCAGGGAGTTCAACGAGCCGGCCTGCGCCCGAAGCAGCAGGCCTTGGCCCAGGGCGGACGCTCGGCGCTCCTGTAGTCTTCTTTCTTGTCTGCTTTGCTTCCTAGGTGCAAGTGTGGGACACAGCTGGCCAGGAGAGGTTTCGGAAGAGCATGGTAGAGCATTACTACCGCAACGTGCATGCCGTCGTCTTTGTTTATGACGTCACGAAGATGACCTCCTTCACCAACCTCAAGACGTGGATCGAGGAGTGCAACGGGCACGCAGTGCCCCCCCTCGTCCCCAGGGTGCTCGTGGGGAACAAGTGTGACTTGAAAGACCTGATCCAAGTGCCATCCAGCATGGCTCTGAAGTTCGCCGACGCTCACAACATGCTTTTGTTTGAGACCTCGGCCAAGGACCCTAAGGAGAGCCAGAACGTGGACGCCATTTTCATGTGCCTGGCCTGCCGGCTGAAGGCGCAGCGGTCGCTTCTCTGCCGGGACCTGGAGGGGCGGCCGGGCCAGGCTCGCAGGCTGGAGCCAACACACGATGCCAACGGTAAAAACTCCTGCCCGTGCTGAGCACGGCTCCCGCCGCCATCTGTCACGGTCACCTCAATAAAGTCTCTGCGGCTCCAGTCAGCTCTGGGTGTTGCTTTGcgcggctcggctccgctcggctcggtCCGGCTCCGCTCGGCTCGATTCGGCTCGGTCCGACCCCGCTCGGCTCGATTCGGCTCGGGCTGAGggcggcgcgcatgcgcggcgccgGCAAGGCGCATGCGCAGTGTGCGGCGGCGCCACCATGAAGTAGGTCGGCGggcgcggagggagggaggggaggttTGGGCCCGCTCCCGGTTCTGTTCCCGGTCCCGGTGCTGACGGTGCCCTCGCCCTCAGCCCCCTGACGAAGGTGAAGCTGATCAACGAGCTGAACGCGCGGGAGGCGGAGCTGGGCGTGCAGGAGGCGGTCTCGTGGCACGCGGAGTACAAGGACAGCGCCTGGATCTTCGTCGGTATgggccgggggccggggaggggggggtgggcctgggcccgggcccggccgggcctGCGCGGTACCGgtgcccccttccctcctctccctctccctgcaggcgGGCTGCACTACGAGCTGACGGAGGGGGATGTCATCTGCGTGTTCTCGCAGTAAGtgccgcagcccccccgccccgggcccccACCGTGCCCCTGCCGCTGCCTGGGGTGCTGAGAGTGTGTTGCAGGTACGGGGAGGTCGTCAATATTAACTTGGTGCGGGACAAGAAGACCGGCAAGTCGAAAggctttt
This region of Harpia harpyja isolate bHarHar1 chromosome 18, bHarHar1 primary haplotype, whole genome shotgun sequence genomic DNA includes:
- the RAB33A gene encoding ras-related protein Rab-33A, whose translation is MAAGGGGRPPGPDSSLEPYVQTRIFKIIVIGDSNVGKTCLTFRFCGGTFPDKTEATIGVDFREKTVEIEGERIKVQVWDTAGQERFRKSMVEHYYRNVHAVVFVYDVTKMTSFTNLKTWIEECNGHAVPPLVPRVLVGNKCDLKDLIQVPSSMALKFADAHNMLLFETSAKDPKESQNVDAIFMCLACRLKAQRSLLCRDLEGRPGQARRLEPTHDANGKNSCPC